The window caggctgagcagggcagctagggccagggctgctccaaTGGCAACACCCAGGACAGGCAGCTCCACACGGGCATCCAGCAGACCTGCGCCGGCAGTGCAGACCCCTCAGCACCCATCCACGGGGCCATTGCACCATACCCACCCCTCAACAGTTACctgtgggcaggagggaggcagTGGCGATGCCCACACTGTTGGCTGCACTGATGGAGAGGtttccagctgtgcagctgaGATGGATGTGGAGTGAGTGGTTGGCACCCAGGAGGAGAAGCTTGGAGGTGTTGGCCATCACATGCCCATCCTGGTCCATCCAGGTGGTGCTGGCAGGTGGGTTGGTTTGCACCAGCACAAAGAGCACCAGGAGAAGGCCAGCGCTCTCAACCTGCTGGTAGTGGGCATCTTTCCACAGGATCTCTGGCTTATCTGGGTAAAAAACAGGCAGTGAGATGGGGAGGACGGATGGGGACaacacagctgggagcaggatttGTCGTGTGCTCGTCTACGTCATTTGCACAGGACTGATAAGATGCTGCCCGGCTATGGCTGTGATGGATGTAGGTTATGGTCCTGCCTGAGCTGGATGGGAGCCCCACACGCCCTCCCCACATCCCAGTCTGGAGCAGGCTGGCGCCGCAGACCTTACACTGCACATTGAGAAGGATGGAGGTGTTGTAGGTCTCACTGGAGGTCGGGATGGTCAGGGAGCAGTTGAGCTGGTGGTCGGAGTGCTGGCCGGTGAGGGTGAGGATGCTGGCAGTGTCTGCAGTCGAGAGGTTGAGTTCCTGTTTCTGACC is drawn from Vidua chalybeata isolate OUT-0048 chromosome 23, bVidCha1 merged haplotype, whole genome shotgun sequence and contains these coding sequences:
- the TMEM25 gene encoding transmembrane protein 25 isoform X7 — translated: MGCPSGWPGAALALLLLLLLSLLALCLAALEELEPTTDRQPRTVCTLQEGESRIFTCWVPRPVPGATLAWYLNGQKQELNLSTADTASILTLTGQHSDHQLNCSLTIPTSSETYNTSILLNVQYKPEILWKDAHYQQVESAGLLLVLFVLVQTNPPASTTWMDQDGHVMANTSKLLLLGANHSLHIHLSCTAGNLSISAANSVGIATASLLPTAALSPRSPRAHDCPTRPSPCHPTCASVTLHKKKEVKP